From Chryseobacterium joostei, the proteins below share one genomic window:
- a CDS encoding glycosyltransferase family 2 protein produces MRFLIIIPAHNEEQNLSFTLDSLQQQSSRDFKVVVVNDGSTDKTPEVIRKYTETDSRFETINLQKSEHQPGSKVVHAFKNGLQTQSLDEFDIICKFDADIILPEDYLEVVANAFINNPKFGLVGGLLYVEKEESWVYEGNSNKHHVRGPMKAYRKECFIQIGGLRETLGWDNIDSILLEHLGWKEIVLPELHVKLIKVKGADYTIRPADYYGRYFYFLGLSRFLAYIASSKEAMKSKSPSFFFDIIKAYEACKSQKLELKITKEEQKAVNDQRWRMLKKKWLKM; encoded by the coding sequence GTGAGGTTTTTAATCATTATTCCTGCCCACAACGAAGAGCAGAACCTCTCATTCACTCTGGATTCCTTGCAGCAGCAAAGTAGCAGGGACTTTAAGGTGGTGGTCGTTAATGACGGTTCCACTGACAAGACACCTGAAGTTATCAGGAAATATACAGAGACTGATTCCCGTTTTGAAACCATTAATCTTCAAAAATCAGAGCATCAGCCCGGATCCAAGGTTGTTCATGCCTTTAAAAATGGTTTGCAAACTCAATCTCTTGATGAATTCGATATCATCTGTAAATTTGATGCCGATATTATTTTGCCAGAAGACTATCTGGAAGTTGTAGCTAACGCTTTTATAAACAATCCAAAATTTGGGTTAGTAGGAGGGTTGCTCTATGTAGAAAAAGAGGAAAGCTGGGTGTACGAGGGGAATTCCAATAAACACCATGTAAGAGGTCCAATGAAAGCTTACCGAAAGGAATGCTTTATTCAAATAGGTGGTTTAAGGGAAACCTTAGGCTGGGACAATATAGACTCCATACTGCTGGAACACTTGGGATGGAAAGAAATTGTCTTACCAGAACTTCATGTAAAGTTGATCAAGGTAAAAGGAGCAGACTATACCATACGACCTGCCGATTATTATGGTCGATATTTTTATTTCCTCGGATTAAGTAGATTTCTGGCCTATATTGCCTCTTCAAAAGAAGCGATGAAAAGTAAATCACCATCATTTTTCTTTGATATTATTAAAGCTTATGAAGCCTGCAAATCTCAAAAATTGGAATTGAAAATTACAAAAGAAGAGCAAAAGGCCGTTAATGATCAACGCTGGAGAATGTTGAAGAAAAAATGGCTGAAAATGTAG
- a CDS encoding DEAD/DEAH box helicase, translating to MNLFTETNLRPDILKAIGELGYESPTEIQKQTIPFILSDIRDLIALAQTGTGKTAAFSLPILDMIDETSRKIQLLVLCPTRELCLQISKDIKNYSKYMKDIKTTAVYGGSSIVDQMRSLKDKPQIIVGTPGRVIDLINRKALDFSAIHWLVLDEADEMLSMGFKDELETILRETPETKQTFLFSATMNKEVERISKNYLTKPHRISVGSINEVKKNITHEYYVVGYRQKKEALKRLIDANPNQYSIIFCRTRMETQEVADFLMQNGYAADALHGDLSQAQRDTVMKKFRLKNIDILVATDVAARGLDVNSLTHVIHFSLPDDPEVFVHRSGRTGRAGKDGISMALIKPEESRKLKQIKSATKIEINEKFIPTGDQIIKAQVGGVFEKLLTEHEDLFEFDDSLIPDLSKFTKEELVHQLLQFQLKDLALYYKDKHDLVEQKFSSRDDDYSRRDRGRDRDRDRGRDRDVRDSRDRDRGRDRDRGGKPRRKDENMVRFFFNLGKKDHLKKLDVLDIINKATGEGKSKKRAEIGDIEILEKFSFFEVEKSFKDNVLSNIQSMKFKGKDMRAEVAN from the coding sequence ATGAATTTATTTACGGAAACCAATTTAAGACCTGATATCCTTAAGGCAATTGGCGAACTGGGCTACGAAAGCCCAACAGAAATCCAAAAACAGACTATCCCTTTTATTCTTTCAGATATTCGCGACTTGATCGCACTTGCGCAAACAGGGACAGGCAAGACAGCAGCGTTTTCGCTTCCGATTTTGGATATGATTGACGAAACGAGTCGCAAAATCCAATTATTGGTGCTTTGTCCGACACGGGAATTATGTCTTCAGATTTCGAAAGACATAAAGAATTACTCTAAGTACATGAAGGACATCAAAACCACTGCGGTTTATGGTGGAAGTAGTATTGTAGATCAGATGAGATCTTTGAAGGACAAACCACAGATTATTGTGGGAACTCCAGGAAGAGTAATTGATCTTATCAACAGAAAAGCACTTGATTTTTCTGCTATTCATTGGTTGGTATTAGATGAGGCTGATGAAATGCTTTCTATGGGATTCAAAGATGAATTGGAAACAATTCTAAGAGAAACTCCGGAAACAAAACAAACTTTCTTATTCTCGGCTACGATGAATAAAGAAGTGGAAAGAATTTCTAAAAATTACCTTACAAAACCACACCGTATTTCAGTAGGTTCTATCAACGAAGTGAAGAAGAACATTACACACGAATATTACGTGGTAGGTTACCGTCAGAAAAAAGAAGCATTGAAGAGATTGATCGATGCAAACCCTAATCAGTACTCCATTATTTTCTGTAGAACAAGAATGGAAACTCAGGAGGTTGCTGATTTCTTGATGCAGAATGGCTATGCGGCAGATGCTCTTCACGGAGACCTTTCTCAAGCACAGAGAGACACGGTAATGAAGAAATTTAGATTGAAGAACATTGATATTCTTGTAGCAACAGACGTTGCAGCAAGAGGATTGGATGTAAACTCTCTAACTCACGTTATTCACTTCTCTTTACCAGATGATCCTGAAGTATTCGTTCACAGAAGCGGAAGAACAGGTAGAGCTGGAAAAGACGGTATTTCCATGGCTTTAATTAAGCCTGAAGAAAGCAGAAAATTGAAGCAAATCAAATCTGCAACAAAGATTGAAATTAACGAAAAATTCATTCCTACAGGAGATCAGATTATCAAGGCTCAGGTGGGAGGTGTGTTCGAGAAATTATTGACAGAACACGAAGACTTATTCGAATTTGATGATAGCTTAATCCCGGATCTAAGCAAATTTACAAAAGAAGAATTGGTGCACCAGTTGCTACAATTCCAATTAAAGGATCTTGCCTTATATTACAAAGACAAACATGATCTTGTTGAGCAGAAGTTTAGCAGTAGAGATGATGATTACTCAAGAAGAGATCGTGGTCGTGATAGAGACAGAGATAGAGGTCGTGACAGAGATGTAAGAGATAGCAGAGACAGAGATCGCGGAAGAGATAGAGATCGTGGCGGAAAGCCAAGAAGAAAAGATGAGAACATGGTAAGGTTCTTCTTCAATCTTGGTAAGAAAGATCACTTGAAGAAGCTTGATGTTTTAGATATTATCAATAAAGCTACAGGTGAAGGAAAAAGCAAGAAAAGAGCTGAGATCGGTGATATCGAAATCTTAGAGAAATTCTCTTTCTTCGAGGTTGAAAAATCGTTCAAAGACAATGTCTTGAGCAATATTCAATCCATGAAGTTCAAAGGAAAAGATATGAGGGCTGAAGTTGCAAACTAA
- a CDS encoding DUF2461 domain-containing protein produces the protein MPASISPQTFDFLKKLSSNNNREWFNENKKLYTDSQENIISFLDDLIKEMSGFDEELAKIDSKKALFRIYRDTRFSKDKIPYKTNFGASLGMGKGNQKGGYYLHLEPGKSFLAGGIYMPESSVLKEVRKEVSLYGDDFLKIINNKDFKKHFPELDQDDKLKKVPQGFEKEDPMAEYLKLKNFIVLHHLKDEEVLDKNAVKTMTKIFTLMKPFNDFLNTPFS, from the coding sequence ATGCCAGCCAGTATTTCTCCCCAAACATTTGATTTTCTAAAAAAATTAAGCAGCAACAACAACCGTGAATGGTTCAATGAAAATAAAAAACTGTATACAGATTCCCAGGAAAACATTATTTCGTTTCTGGATGACCTGATCAAGGAAATGTCCGGTTTTGATGAAGAGCTTGCTAAAATCGACAGTAAAAAAGCATTATTTAGAATTTACCGTGACACTCGATTTTCAAAGGATAAAATTCCTTATAAAACCAATTTTGGTGCTTCCTTAGGAATGGGAAAAGGAAATCAGAAAGGAGGTTACTATCTTCATCTGGAACCTGGTAAATCATTTTTGGCAGGAGGAATCTATATGCCTGAATCTTCTGTATTGAAAGAAGTACGAAAGGAAGTATCATTGTATGGTGATGATTTTCTTAAAATTATAAATAACAAAGATTTCAAAAAACATTTCCCTGAACTTGATCAGGATGATAAGCTGAAAAAAGTTCCTCAAGGTTTTGAAAAGGAAGACCCAATGGCTGAATATTTAAAACTTAAAAACTTTATTGTATTGCACCATTTAAAAGATGAAGAGGTTCTGGACAAAAATGCGGTAAAGACAATGACTAAGATCTTTACATTAATGAAACCATTTAATGATTTTTTGAATACACCTTTTAGCTAG
- a CDS encoding N-acetylmuramoyl-L-alanine amidase — protein sequence MRKTLYIIGLSTFVFSCTSQQNVKKNTYKPKTPVVQPKPVAKTQTSEAPKPKITNEHGVEFFTTNIADATKNDNTASYGSIVSAKPAGYKVVKTYFPAVAQNFRQRYLILHYTALPDDKSITVLTQQAVSAHYLVNNTGDNEIYQLVDENKRAYHAGVSSWRSDKNLNDTSIGIEIVNAGFPNGTGTRVFAPFSDDQVRKVAALAKDIITRYQIPATNVLAHADIAPARKQDPGPMFPWKKLYDEYQIGMWYDQTTKQDYFDLAQEDFAVKYSDPSFIFGIQTALQKFGYGVEPSGKWDDATKKTIEAFQYHFRPQNYDGIMDAETWAILQALNVKYSVK from the coding sequence ATGCGTAAAACATTATATATCATCGGATTAAGCACATTTGTTTTTTCATGTACTTCACAGCAAAATGTGAAAAAAAATACATATAAACCGAAAACCCCAGTGGTACAGCCAAAACCTGTAGCTAAAACACAAACTTCGGAAGCTCCAAAACCAAAAATTACAAACGAGCACGGCGTAGAATTTTTTACTACTAATATAGCAGACGCAACAAAAAATGATAATACGGCAAGTTACGGTTCTATTGTATCTGCAAAACCGGCCGGATATAAGGTAGTGAAAACTTATTTCCCTGCCGTTGCTCAGAATTTCAGACAGCGTTACCTTATATTACACTATACGGCACTTCCGGATGATAAATCCATTACAGTTCTTACACAACAGGCTGTAAGTGCCCATTATCTGGTAAATAATACAGGAGATAACGAAATCTATCAGCTGGTGGATGAGAATAAGCGTGCCTACCATGCAGGAGTAAGCTCATGGAGAAGTGACAAAAACCTTAACGATACTTCAATAGGAATTGAAATTGTGAATGCAGGTTTCCCTAATGGAACAGGTACAAGAGTATTTGCTCCTTTTAGTGACGATCAGGTAAGAAAAGTAGCAGCATTGGCAAAAGACATTATTACAAGATATCAAATTCCTGCAACCAATGTTCTTGCTCATGCAGATATTGCCCCTGCAAGAAAACAGGATCCAGGGCCTATGTTCCCATGGAAAAAACTTTATGATGAGTATCAGATAGGGATGTGGTATGACCAGACTACCAAACAGGATTACTTTGATCTTGCACAAGAAGACTTTGCCGTAAAATATAGTGATCCGTCATTTATTTTCGGTATTCAGACTGCTTTGCAAAAATTCGGATATGGAGTAGAGCCTAGCGGAAAATGGGATGATGCTACCAAGAAAACCATTGAAGCATTTCAATATCACTTCCGTCCACAAAACTATGACGGAATTATGGATGCCGAAACATGGGCAATACTACAAGCTTTAAATGTAAAATATTCAGTAAAATAA
- a CDS encoding inorganic phosphate transporter, whose amino-acid sequence MEFPILLIVIIALALIFDYINGFHDAANSIATIVSTKVLTPFQAVLWAALWNFAAFFIAAYIIGEFKIGNTIAKTVNENFITLEVIFSGLIAAIAWNLLTWWFGIPSSSSHTLIGGFLGAALMHAFMMDYHDVAAAQPELGMWDTIKEAFSQVTHQGVVKFDKVIPIFLFIFMAPIIGMVISIIITLIIVHLYKKSNPHKADQSFKRLQLVSSALFSLGHGLNDAQKVMGIIGAAVIYYHVNMLQDAQYLNIPSAGRFDYFAQHYIWVPLVSFIAIALGTMSGGWKIIKTMGTKITKVTSLEGVSAETAGAITLFITDHFGIPVSTTHTITGSIIGVGLTKRISAVRWGITVSLLWAWVLTIPISAIVAGITYLLVTFIS is encoded by the coding sequence ATGGAATTTCCGATTTTACTTATAGTTATTATTGCACTGGCTCTGATCTTCGATTATATCAATGGCTTCCATGATGCAGCCAACTCAATTGCAACTATAGTTTCTACAAAAGTTTTAACTCCATTCCAGGCTGTACTTTGGGCAGCGCTTTGGAATTTTGCAGCATTCTTTATTGCTGCTTATATTATTGGAGAATTCAAAATTGGTAATACAATTGCCAAAACAGTTAATGAGAATTTTATCACTCTTGAGGTTATATTTTCCGGTCTTATAGCTGCAATTGCCTGGAACCTTTTGACATGGTGGTTCGGGATCCCTTCATCATCATCGCATACGCTGATTGGAGGTTTCTTAGGGGCAGCTCTTATGCATGCTTTTATGATGGATTATCATGATGTTGCAGCAGCACAGCCAGAGCTTGGGATGTGGGATACCATTAAAGAAGCTTTTAGTCAGGTAACTCATCAGGGTGTTGTAAAGTTTGATAAAGTGATACCTATCTTCTTGTTCATTTTCATGGCACCAATCATAGGGATGGTTATCTCAATCATTATTACATTGATTATTGTACATCTTTATAAAAAATCAAATCCACATAAAGCAGACCAGTCTTTTAAAAGACTACAGTTGGTTTCATCAGCACTGTTTAGTTTAGGACATGGTTTGAATGATGCTCAAAAAGTAATGGGAATCATTGGAGCGGCGGTAATTTATTATCACGTCAATATGCTTCAGGATGCACAGTATTTGAATATTCCTTCTGCAGGACGTTTTGATTATTTTGCTCAACATTATATTTGGGTGCCTTTAGTTTCATTTATTGCCATTGCCTTAGGTACCATGAGTGGAGGATGGAAAATCATCAAAACAATGGGAACTAAAATTACAAAAGTAACCTCATTGGAAGGAGTAAGTGCAGAAACTGCGGGAGCAATCACTTTATTCATTACAGACCACTTTGGTATCCCTGTATCTACAACACATACGATCACAGGTTCTATCATCGGGGTTGGACTAACGAAAAGAATTTCAGCCGTAAGATGGGGGATTACAGTAAGCTTACTTTGGGCTTGGGTATTAACCATTCCAATTTCAGCTATTGTAGCAGGAATTACCTATCTTTTGGTAACTTTCATTTCCTAA
- a CDS encoding DUF47 domain-containing protein, whose product MGIGNIFHAFQPKDKIFFVLFEKVTENLVAMSEEFNTGIKDFDLNDDSMLKKMSDFEHKNDELTHEIFVELGKNFITPFDREDIHTLATGLDDIADYIYASTKYIFLYKSPEMKAYSDFSLLIHKACLEIQNAMKNLKGFKNMEQVKEACIKVNSIENIADDLLSNSMVELFETNDAINIIKVSSVLNYLEIVTDKAEDVANTIENIMIKYA is encoded by the coding sequence ATGGGAATTGGTAATATTTTCCACGCTTTTCAACCCAAAGATAAAATCTTCTTTGTACTTTTTGAAAAGGTAACTGAAAACCTAGTTGCAATGTCTGAGGAATTCAACACTGGAATTAAGGATTTCGATCTTAATGACGATTCAATGTTGAAAAAAATGAGTGATTTCGAACATAAAAATGACGAGCTTACTCACGAGATCTTCGTAGAACTAGGAAAAAACTTCATTACACCTTTTGACCGTGAAGATATTCACACATTAGCAACCGGATTAGACGATATTGCTGATTATATCTACGCTTCTACAAAATATATCTTCCTATACAAATCTCCGGAGATGAAAGCTTACTCAGATTTCTCTCTATTGATCCACAAGGCATGTCTTGAGATTCAGAATGCAATGAAGAACCTTAAAGGGTTCAAGAACATGGAGCAGGTGAAAGAAGCTTGTATTAAAGTAAACTCTATTGAAAATATTGCAGATGACTTGCTTTCCAACTCAATGGTAGAATTATTTGAAACCAATGATGCTATTAACATTATTAAAGTTTCATCTGTATTGAACTATCTTGAAATCGTAACTGATAAAGCAGAAGATGTTGCCAATACAATTGAGAACATCATGATTAAATACGCCTAA
- a CDS encoding lipopolysaccharide biosynthesis protein — protein MSVVARQGFKYSIIGYIGFLLGTVSAIFIFPNDFEFYGKLRYILPTAEMLVPFVVLGISYSNVKFFHTVEKDGKKQNMLSLSLLTVFVNFLIFTAVFFILPYFYPKFRHSEAWKIKEMILPLILILSFCAIFNKYTSNYKRIVVSNIFDNLFPKIANLGAFCLFYYFALSQKIAFAFFFGIFTLMLFGYIYYTNKLEKIQLDFNTDYFKKNNFWQEFFNYSFFGFLGTFGNYLAINSFMIGEFMGMEEVGIYSVLYALISLISIPQLGLFNISAPIINKTLADGDMEELDRFHKKTSLSLYFLGAVLFSCIMVGFPYLTQFMPKNGTMLREYEPVVWIWGSAVLIDLATGFNGNIISLSKYYRFNILVMLLLAGLTIGLNYYFIKNTDLKLIGIALSTAISLTIYNVVKIVFNYFVFKVSPLTIEMIFVSIICTLAITVAIVLPNFHSNFINLIYKPAVVLALIYVGNYFTKIFPIENYLNARFIKSIFKFK, from the coding sequence ATGAGTGTAGTAGCGAGACAAGGCTTCAAATATTCCATTATCGGTTATATTGGTTTTTTGCTGGGCACAGTTTCCGCAATATTCATTTTTCCTAATGATTTTGAATTTTACGGAAAGCTTCGCTATATCCTCCCTACTGCTGAAATGTTGGTTCCTTTTGTGGTATTGGGTATCTCCTATTCCAATGTGAAGTTTTTTCACACAGTAGAAAAGGATGGCAAAAAACAGAATATGTTATCGCTATCATTACTTACTGTTTTTGTCAACTTTCTCATTTTTACGGCTGTATTTTTTATACTGCCTTATTTTTATCCAAAATTCAGACATTCGGAAGCATGGAAGATTAAGGAAATGATTCTTCCTTTGATTTTAATTCTTTCATTCTGTGCCATTTTCAATAAATATACATCCAATTACAAAAGGATTGTTGTCTCTAATATTTTTGACAATTTATTTCCGAAAATAGCCAATCTTGGAGCTTTCTGTCTGTTTTATTATTTTGCTTTATCTCAAAAGATTGCATTTGCATTTTTCTTTGGCATATTTACCCTGATGCTTTTCGGGTATATTTATTATACCAACAAACTGGAAAAAATTCAGCTTGATTTCAATACAGATTACTTCAAGAAAAATAATTTCTGGCAGGAGTTTTTCAATTACAGCTTCTTTGGATTTTTGGGAACCTTTGGAAATTACCTGGCTATTAACAGTTTTATGATTGGGGAATTCATGGGCATGGAAGAGGTCGGAATTTATTCTGTTCTGTATGCATTAATCTCTTTGATTTCAATCCCACAGTTGGGGTTATTCAATATTTCCGCTCCTATCATCAACAAAACGCTGGCAGACGGAGATATGGAGGAACTGGACAGGTTTCACAAGAAAACCTCGCTATCTTTATACTTTTTGGGTGCCGTTTTATTCTCATGCATCATGGTAGGATTCCCTTACCTTACCCAATTTATGCCAAAAAATGGCACAATGCTTAGGGAATACGAGCCTGTAGTATGGATCTGGGGCTCTGCTGTTTTAATAGATTTGGCAACCGGATTCAATGGAAATATTATTTCCCTCTCAAAATACTATAGATTCAATATTTTGGTGATGCTTTTATTGGCAGGATTAACTATTGGACTGAATTATTATTTCATCAAAAATACAGATCTGAAGCTTATAGGAATTGCATTATCTACCGCAATTTCTCTAACCATTTACAATGTGGTTAAGATTGTCTTCAACTACTTTGTATTTAAGGTTTCACCTTTGACGATTGAAATGATCTTTGTTTCCATTATCTGTACCTTGGCAATTACTGTAGCTATTGTTTTACCTAACTTCCACAGCAATTTCATCAATCTGATTTATAAACCAGCTGTAGTTTTAGCGTTGATCTACGTAGGAAATTACTTTACAAAGATATTCCCGATAGAAAATTACCTGAACGCCAGGTTTATTAAGAGTATTTTTAAGTTTAAATAA
- a CDS encoding alpha/beta fold hydrolase, whose translation MKSIIISVFIIFFSITLVFSQTSERKFISINNKQMAYKTFGLDERKANEPILVFESGLGSGGGGYGSLFPFIQKKYPGIVYDRNGIGESEIDTSIKTDEDVIKRLHDLLATLKISPPYLLVGYSIGGPFIRLYASMYPNEVCGLFFIDPTDFMLTKDEDSKVKINTSSLTGYRELFEINLKNIINDSSTSDGFRSEAKRELNESSSEFFKRYKSLQPLKDIPVTVMISYNKHIEDYETKMNEKLKLGINLASWWKELDELRIKHYAEMIKNNSNSQLILLPRYSHGIHQQDPKIVAEALSGIYEECLISLKSK comes from the coding sequence ATGAAATCTATAATAATATCTGTATTTATTATTTTCTTTTCAATTACATTAGTTTTTTCGCAGACTTCTGAAAGGAAATTTATATCGATCAACAATAAACAAATGGCATATAAAACTTTTGGGCTTGATGAAAGAAAAGCTAATGAGCCAATTCTAGTCTTTGAAAGTGGGCTTGGTTCAGGTGGCGGTGGGTATGGAAGCTTGTTCCCTTTTATTCAAAAAAAATATCCAGGAATAGTTTATGATAGGAATGGAATTGGGGAGTCGGAAATAGATACTTCCATAAAAACAGATGAAGATGTTATAAAAAGGCTTCACGATTTGTTAGCAACTTTAAAAATAAGCCCACCCTATCTATTGGTAGGGTACTCGATAGGCGGACCGTTTATACGTTTGTATGCTTCAATGTATCCAAATGAAGTTTGTGGGTTGTTTTTTATAGATCCAACAGATTTTATGCTTACAAAAGATGAAGACAGCAAAGTGAAAATAAATACATCAAGCTTAACAGGGTATAGGGAATTATTTGAGATAAATCTTAAAAACATCATCAATGATAGCTCAACATCAGATGGGTTTAGATCTGAAGCAAAGAGAGAGTTGAATGAGAGTTCATCGGAGTTCTTTAAAAGGTACAAATCTTTACAGCCTCTTAAAGATATTCCTGTAACCGTAATGATTTCATACAACAAGCATATTGAAGATTACGAAACAAAAATGAATGAAAAACTGAAATTAGGGATTAATTTAGCCTCGTGGTGGAAAGAGTTGGATGAATTAAGAATAAAGCATTATGCAGAGATGATAAAAAATAACAGTAATAGTCAGCTTATCCTGTTACCGCGTTACAGTCATGGAATACATCAACAAGACCCTAAAATTGTAGCAGAAGCTTTAAGTGGCATATATGAGGAATGTCTAATTTCCTTAAAAAGTAAGTAA
- a CDS encoding FkbM family methyltransferase yields the protein MSLYQKIAEKLQYISPNFYKKRYFKTLNNLNKNNFSERNVEPELVWIKEYLSKSAIILDIGANVGTFLYQLENKLDHEHIYAFEPNKRLYRRLKRLFPTMRVLPLALSDENTVAEFKVPIINGKTIASRGTLNTSYKEKGEEKSYTEKVKVIKLDEWAAIEHFSRLDFIKIDVEGNEIKTLLGARETIKQFLPTLMVEMEQRHHQTPIWNEISTVKSWGYEAKYLNRDSFTLETLTEDILLQNTNDEKNKTQYINNIIFIPKNP from the coding sequence ATGTCTTTATACCAAAAAATTGCAGAAAAACTACAATATATAAGTCCGAATTTTTACAAAAAAAGATATTTTAAGACCTTAAATAATCTTAATAAAAATAATTTTTCGGAACGCAATGTAGAACCAGAACTGGTATGGATCAAGGAATACCTTTCTAAAAGTGCTATTATACTGGATATTGGTGCCAATGTAGGAACTTTCCTATATCAGCTGGAGAACAAGTTGGATCATGAGCATATTTATGCTTTCGAACCTAACAAAAGGCTTTACAGAAGGCTAAAAAGACTATTCCCAACTATGCGGGTACTTCCTTTGGCACTTTCTGACGAAAATACGGTAGCCGAATTCAAGGTTCCGATTATCAATGGAAAAACGATTGCTTCCCGAGGAACTTTAAATACCTCCTACAAAGAAAAAGGTGAAGAAAAAAGCTACACCGAAAAGGTAAAGGTTATCAAGCTAGACGAATGGGCAGCAATAGAACACTTCAGCAGATTAGATTTCATTAAGATCGATGTTGAAGGAAATGAAATAAAGACTCTTTTGGGAGCCAGGGAAACCATCAAACAGTTTCTTCCAACCCTTATGGTTGAAATGGAACAAAGACACCACCAAACACCAATATGGAATGAAATCTCTACAGTAAAAAGCTGGGGATATGAAGCGAAGTACCTTAACAGAGACAGCTTCACCCTGGAAACACTTACGGAGGACATTCTACTACAAAATACAAACGACGAAAAAAATAAAACTCAGTACATCAACAATATTATTTTTATACCTAAAAACCCTTAA
- the aspA gene encoding aspartate ammonia-lyase: protein MENFRKESDLLGELNVPLDAYYGVQTQRAINNFKISGQLLSSYPDFIKGLAFVKKAAAKTNYELGLLDENLYFKIAEACDEIVDGKYHDQFPVDMIQGGAGTSINMNANEVIANVVLEKLGKNKGEYEFCSPNDHINLSQSTNDAYPTAIKMGLLQMNIGLVEKLEKIIAAFRAKGEEFQDVIKMGRTQLQDAVPMTLGQEFEAYAATLEEDISKLNNNASLFVEVNMGATAIGTGLNAPVGYAVLCAKNLAQITGYPVISAPNLVEATPDTGSYVIYSSAMKRLAVKLSKICNDLRLLSSGPRAGLFEINLPPMQPGSSIMPGKVNPVIPEVVNQVCFKVFGNDLTVTFAAEAGQLQLNVMEPVLSHAIMENINFLCNALDTLREKCVVGITANKEVCLNMVKHSIGIVTALNPYIGYKQSTEIAKEALETGKSVYNLVLEKGILSQEKLDEILDPKNMLKPHNK from the coding sequence ATGGAAAATTTCAGAAAAGAGAGTGATCTATTAGGCGAATTGAACGTGCCTTTAGATGCTTATTATGGGGTTCAGACACAAAGAGCAATCAATAATTTCAAGATTTCAGGACAGCTTTTGTCTTCATATCCGGATTTTATCAAAGGATTGGCTTTTGTAAAAAAAGCAGCAGCAAAAACAAATTATGAATTAGGCCTTCTAGACGAAAACCTGTATTTCAAGATAGCAGAAGCGTGCGACGAAATTGTAGATGGGAAATATCATGACCAGTTTCCGGTAGACATGATTCAAGGTGGGGCAGGAACTTCAATCAATATGAATGCGAATGAAGTAATTGCTAACGTTGTATTAGAAAAATTAGGAAAAAATAAAGGCGAGTATGAATTCTGCTCACCCAATGATCATATCAACCTTTCGCAGTCAACCAATGATGCTTATCCTACCGCAATCAAAATGGGATTGTTGCAGATGAATATCGGTCTGGTAGAAAAGCTTGAAAAAATTATAGCAGCTTTCCGTGCAAAAGGAGAAGAATTCCAGGATGTTATTAAAATGGGACGTACACAGCTTCAGGATGCCGTACCGATGACATTAGGACAGGAATTTGAAGCCTATGCAGCCACGTTAGAAGAAGATATTTCTAAGCTGAATAATAATGCAAGCCTTTTTGTAGAAGTTAACATGGGAGCAACAGCGATCGGGACAGGATTAAACGCCCCGGTAGGCTATGCAGTTCTTTGTGCCAAAAATTTGGCTCAGATTACAGGGTACCCGGTTATTTCTGCACCTAACTTGGTAGAGGCAACTCCGGATACCGGATCTTATGTGATTTATTCTTCTGCAATGAAGCGCCTTGCAGTAAAACTATCTAAAATTTGTAATGATTTAAGACTACTTTCATCAGGACCAAGAGCAGGATTATTCGAAATCAATCTTCCTCCAATGCAGCCAGGCTCATCCATCATGCCAGGGAAAGTAAACCCTGTTATTCCGGAAGTGGTAAACCAGGTTTGTTTTAAGGTATTTGGAAATGATCTTACAGTAACTTTTGCTGCAGAAGCAGGACAACTTCAGCTTAACGTAATGGAACCGGTACTTTCACATGCCATTATGGAAAACATCAATTTCCTTTGCAATGCGTTGGATACCCTTCGTGAGAAATGTGTAGTAGGAATTACAGCCAACAAAGAAGTGTGCCTGAACATGGTAAAACACAGCATTGGAATTGTAACAGCTCTTAACCCTTACATCGGCTACAAACAATCCACAGAGATTGCAAAAGAAGCATTAGAAACAGGAAAAAGCGTTTACAACCTTGTATTGGAAAAAGGAATTCTTTCCCAGGAAAAACTGGACGAAATCCTTGATCCGAAAAACATGCTGAAACCGCATAACAAATAA